In Limisalsivibrio acetivorans, one genomic interval encodes:
- a CDS encoding c-type cytochrome codes for MRLLAVIFMFAFVITAFAASNGEETFYKKCSSCHGTSLSLSKDYSKGRWKSVIKRMKGHGLDISRSETDSVAEFLSER; via the coding sequence ATGAGACTTCTTGCGGTTATCTTCATGTTTGCATTCGTTATTACAGCCTTCGCCGCCTCAAACGGCGAGGAGACATTCTATAAAAAATGTTCATCATGCCACGGCACATCCCTTTCTCTCAGCAAGGACTATTCAAAGGGTCGCTGGAAAAGCGTTATCAAGAGGATGAAGGGGCACGGGCTCGACATAAGCCGTTCGGAAACCGATTCAGTGGCAGAATTTCTTTCTGAGAGGTAG
- a CDS encoding phospholipase D-like domain-containing protein, with amino-acid sequence MKRSHFHRVLFISLLAGVFIYANAVSGEKEYEAKISLLSGKELLAPVLRDIGNAEEEILCAIYMFKTDDGRGGDTNLLRRELERAVERGIRVRILFDVEDRSGSIVNRFNKDTGEELAEAGADVHYDDPERRLHTKMMVIDRKVTYTGSHNYTYSAFNFNDEVTARVVSQGFAEEAARHIEDMME; translated from the coding sequence TTGAAGAGATCGCACTTTCATAGAGTCCTCTTTATATCCCTTCTTGCGGGCGTTTTTATATATGCAAACGCAGTTTCCGGCGAGAAGGAGTACGAGGCAAAGATAAGCCTGCTCTCGGGGAAAGAGCTTCTGGCTCCGGTTCTGCGTGATATTGGGAACGCAGAGGAGGAGATCCTCTGCGCCATATACATGTTTAAAACCGATGACGGCAGGGGAGGGGATACGAACCTGCTCCGGCGTGAGCTTGAGAGGGCGGTTGAACGGGGCATTCGTGTGCGCATACTCTTCGATGTGGAGGACAGGTCCGGCTCCATCGTAAACCGCTTTAATAAAGATACGGGGGAGGAGCTGGCCGAGGCCGGGGCGGATGTTCACTATGATGATCCGGAACGAAGACTCCACACCAAGATGATGGTAATTGACAGGAAGGTGACCTACACCGGGAGCCATAACTATACCTACAGTGCATTCAACTTCAACGATGAGGTGACTGCGAGGGTTGTTTCCCAAGGCTTTGCCGAAGAAGCGGCGAGACATATTGAGGATATGATGGAATGA
- a CDS encoding MFS transporter: protein MKPYQIGVIVFSTILTFSALYAPQPLQPLLMEEFGVSQERSALLTTVTMLPLGLAPIVYGYMLESFSSRRLLRFALLALAVLQFLFFLSPSFNVLIILRFFVGLAIPAVLTSLMTYISNMSEKGNVQRLMAFYISSTIMGGFAGRFFSGLIAATLGWRMNFLSLSIALLLSFFLTASLHEAELKVSKFSPAAVIEVIKRRRFGAVYLLIFATFFMFAALLNFLPFRMRELNEASSSLTIGVMYTGYIMGIVMSLNSLRIVRFLGGEMRTVFTALSFYCLTLFFFTFDSVAVMFAGMFFFCCCMFLAHSVASGYLNKIAEDRKGITNGLYVSFYYIGGTLGSILPGFVYSGFGWKVFLLSIGLVMASAVVIGRITLGRLYYNDL, encoded by the coding sequence TTGAAACCGTATCAAATCGGTGTAATTGTTTTTTCCACCATTCTCACATTCTCTGCCCTTTATGCTCCCCAGCCGCTCCAACCCCTTTTGATGGAGGAGTTCGGCGTATCACAGGAGAGAAGCGCACTACTTACCACTGTAACCATGCTCCCCCTCGGTCTTGCTCCCATAGTGTACGGCTACATGCTGGAATCCTTTTCTTCCCGCCGTCTGCTCCGGTTCGCACTGCTTGCCCTTGCGGTCCTGCAGTTTCTCTTTTTTCTGAGTCCATCGTTTAATGTATTGATAATACTTCGTTTCTTTGTTGGCCTTGCAATCCCCGCTGTGCTCACTTCTTTGATGACATACATCTCCAACATGTCCGAAAAAGGTAATGTCCAGAGGCTTATGGCATTCTACATATCCTCCACGATCATGGGTGGGTTTGCCGGCAGGTTCTTCTCCGGTCTCATTGCGGCAACGCTCGGCTGGCGGATGAACTTCCTGTCCCTTTCCATAGCACTCCTCCTCTCATTCTTCCTTACAGCATCACTGCACGAGGCGGAGCTGAAGGTGTCGAAATTCAGTCCGGCGGCGGTCATTGAGGTTATAAAAAGACGCCGGTTCGGTGCTGTCTATCTGCTTATATTTGCTACGTTTTTTATGTTTGCGGCACTTTTGAACTTCCTCCCTTTCCGGATGCGTGAGCTGAACGAGGCCTCCTCCTCCCTCACTATCGGCGTTATGTACACGGGCTATATTATGGGTATTGTTATGTCTCTTAACTCCTTGAGGATAGTCCGCTTTCTCGGCGGTGAGATGCGAACGGTCTTCACAGCACTCAGTTTCTACTGCCTGACACTCTTCTTCTTCACCTTCGACAGCGTAGCGGTTATGTTTGCGGGGATGTTCTTTTTCTGCTGCTGTATGTTTCTGGCCCATTCTGTGGCATCGGGCTACCTCAATAAGATTGCCGAGGACAGGAAGGGGATAACCAACGGTCTCTATGTATCTTTTTATTATATTGGCGGAACCCTTGGCTCTATCCTCCCCGGGTTTGTGTATTCCGGTTTTGGGTGGAAGGTATTTCTGCTCAGCATCGGTTTGGTGATGGCATCGGCGGTGGTAATAGGACGCATAACCCTTGGAAGGCTGTATTACAACGATCTATGA
- a CDS encoding DHH family phosphoesterase, with protein sequence MLLHITHNDLDGVGCGILVKKFLGDVQTAYCNYNDVDPTLDEAYGQVNSVLITDLAPSERMYMKAVGEVDITAIDHHPSSEWMKEHHSVIHDTTRSATLLTFEWLREQGYDVEPYRNFVDCVNDFDMWHMQRKDSLRMNVLFMKLGIDRFAKRFMDKPYQGFDDTEEMIISMEEDRRDRYIRNAAASGFQFTDKDGLKGFFVFCEEYNSELGNYITGEYNTDYVILMNAQKKKVSLRSRRGIDIGSLAVANGGGGHKNAAGFSTDFDFCVSEFLREIGVIDES encoded by the coding sequence TTGCTTCTGCATATAACCCATAACGATCTGGACGGGGTAGGCTGCGGGATTCTTGTTAAGAAGTTCCTCGGCGATGTCCAGACCGCATACTGCAACTATAACGATGTGGATCCCACGCTTGATGAGGCCTATGGTCAGGTGAACAGCGTACTCATCACCGACCTTGCCCCTTCTGAGAGGATGTACATGAAGGCTGTGGGAGAGGTGGACATCACCGCCATCGACCACCACCCCTCCTCCGAATGGATGAAGGAGCACCACAGCGTTATCCACGACACCACCCGAAGCGCAACCCTGCTGACATTCGAATGGCTCAGGGAGCAGGGGTACGATGTTGAGCCCTATCGTAACTTTGTGGACTGCGTCAATGATTTCGATATGTGGCATATGCAAAGGAAAGACAGCCTGCGAATGAACGTACTGTTTATGAAACTCGGTATTGATCGTTTCGCTAAACGTTTTATGGATAAGCCCTATCAGGGATTCGACGATACCGAGGAGATGATCATCTCCATGGAGGAGGACAGGCGTGACCGCTACATACGAAACGCCGCCGCATCCGGTTTCCAGTTCACAGACAAGGATGGTCTCAAGGGGTTCTTCGTCTTCTGCGAAGAGTATAACTCCGAGCTGGGCAACTATATCACCGGTGAATACAACACAGATTACGTTATCCTGATGAACGCACAGAAGAAGAAGGTTTCCCTCCGCTCCAGAAGAGGGATAGACATAGGCTCCCTCGCCGTGGCAAACGGAGGAGGGGGGCATAAGAACGCCGCAGGGTTCAGCACAGATTTCGACTTCTGTGTCAGTGAGTTTCTGCGTGAGATAGGCGTAATTGATGAAAGCTGA
- a CDS encoding flavin reductase — MENFMQFGVEDITDNPFKLINKDWMLVTAGDINSWNTLTASWGTLGILWHKPVATVYIRPTRHTFEFTEKNEIFTMSFFTEEHRDALKFCGSHSGRDYDKAAETGLTPVQAHGGVAFAEARQVIICRKLYAEDIKPELFLDEKIEELYPKKDYHKAYVGEIIGVYRK; from the coding sequence ATGGAAAACTTTATGCAGTTCGGTGTTGAAGACATAACCGACAACCCCTTTAAACTGATCAATAAGGACTGGATGCTCGTTACTGCGGGTGACATTAATTCATGGAACACGCTCACAGCAAGCTGGGGAACCCTTGGTATCCTCTGGCACAAGCCCGTTGCTACCGTTTACATCCGTCCCACTAGACACACCTTCGAGTTCACCGAAAAGAATGAAATATTCACCATGTCATTCTTTACAGAGGAGCACAGGGACGCCCTCAAGTTCTGCGGAAGCCACTCGGGCAGGGACTACGATAAGGCGGCTGAAACCGGGCTTACACCCGTTCAGGCACATGGAGGCGTTGCCTTTGCAGAGGCGAGGCAGGTTATCATATGTCGTAAGCTTTATGCAGAAGATATAAAGCCTGAACTCTTTCTGGATGAGAAGATAGAGGAGCTTTACCCGAAAAAAGACTACCATAAAGCTTATGTAGGCGAGATAATAGGCGTATACAGAAAGTAA
- a CDS encoding DUF554 domain-containing protein, which yields MITGTVVNTAAVVAGTVLGLTVGKRVKEEHKDGVIKAMGLAVIVLGIKMAFEEHDFFPVIVSIVIGTFIGELADIEGKLEGVGERIKKRMGSDSSTFVLGFVTASVLFCVGSLTIIGCIKDGLMNDPSVLYVKSLLDGVSSMILASMLGVGVIFSAVIIFVYQGLLSLLAFNLRFLLDEPVYMNGISVVGGVLIVGIGISMTGIMRFKSANMLPALFIIPLYDYLAGIL from the coding sequence ATGATAACAGGAACGGTGGTGAATACAGCCGCAGTGGTCGCAGGAACGGTTCTGGGGCTGACGGTGGGAAAAAGGGTCAAGGAGGAGCACAAGGACGGCGTCATCAAAGCGATGGGGCTTGCCGTCATAGTCCTCGGCATAAAGATGGCCTTTGAGGAGCACGACTTCTTTCCTGTCATCGTCTCCATAGTAATTGGAACGTTTATAGGCGAACTGGCAGATATTGAGGGTAAACTGGAGGGTGTCGGCGAACGGATAAAGAAGAGGATGGGGAGCGATTCAAGTACCTTTGTGCTCGGGTTTGTAACAGCATCCGTACTCTTCTGTGTCGGTTCGCTTACCATCATCGGCTGTATAAAGGACGGCTTGATGAATGATCCCAGCGTTCTTTATGTAAAGAGCCTTCTGGACGGTGTATCCTCCATGATCCTTGCCTCAATGCTCGGTGTAGGGGTTATATTCTCGGCGGTTATAATCTTTGTATATCAGGGGCTTCTGAGCCTGTTAGCCTTTAATCTGCGGTTTTTGCTCGATGAGCCTGTTTATATGAACGGCATCTCCGTTGTGGGGGGTGTTCTTATCGTGGGCATCGGGATCAGTATGACTGGTATAATGCGTTTCAAAAGTGCAAATATGCTCCCCGCCCTGTTCATAATACCTTTGTATGATTATCTGGCTGGTATATTATAG
- the yihA gene encoding ribosome biogenesis GTP-binding protein YihA/YsxC, with translation MKAEFVKSAVYPVDYPDEGLPEIAFVGRSNVGKSSMMNKLINRKGLVKVSATPGKTKTINFFRIDDHIMLVDLPGYGYARVSKKDRAMWNKAIGAYLEKRGILKACVLILDMRRKPSEEDLDMLQMLADFGISTLIAVTKSDKLSGNQRKKQMAIIAEELELEVEDLFEFSAETGKGKDALWQTLEEIALS, from the coding sequence ATGAAAGCTGAATTTGTTAAATCTGCAGTATATCCGGTGGACTATCCCGATGAGGGGCTTCCTGAGATAGCCTTTGTGGGGCGGAGCAACGTGGGGAAATCCTCCATGATGAATAAGCTCATAAACCGTAAAGGGCTTGTTAAGGTGAGCGCAACGCCGGGGAAAACCAAGACGATAAACTTCTTCCGTATAGATGACCACATAATGCTTGTGGATCTTCCCGGTTACGGATATGCCCGTGTTTCCAAGAAGGACAGGGCGATGTGGAACAAGGCGATCGGTGCTTATCTGGAGAAGAGGGGGATCCTTAAGGCGTGCGTGCTTATCCTCGACATGCGGCGAAAGCCCTCCGAGGAGGATCTGGACATGCTCCAGATGCTTGCCGATTTCGGCATAAGCACCCTTATCGCAGTGACAAAATCGGATAAGCTCTCCGGCAATCAGCGAAAGAAACAGATGGCGATTATAGCCGAGGAGCTTGAGCTTGAGGTGGAGGATCTTTTCGAGTTCTCCGCCGAAACGGGTAAGGGTAAGGATGCGCTCTGGCAGACGCTTGAAGAGATCGCACTTTCATAG
- the trpD gene encoding anthranilate phosphoribosyltransferase, whose product MSLVRKTAMGEKLSMEEAGALFDDIMQGKLEESEIAAVLIAMRIRGETPEEVAGAAAAMNRAKVRLDKGERTATDTCGTGGDGKSTLNVSTAVSLALNACGLDIVKHGNSAQSGKVGSADILKLLGIPVEFEKGGEQEYFRKHGYVFLFAPLFHPAMKYAGKVRKTLKVPTIFNMLGPMANPADPEYQAIGIPSSESMELIAKAVNLLGREGVCVYSSRDGYDEVSSSAPTDCIMIESGELKRFTIDPANYFDTFDMPVVEDDAHAVKLFVDAVSGSEEKLTNLLAINAGLNLYNSKEVQDVREGFEKARDAIKKGSVLERLNSLKGE is encoded by the coding sequence ATGAGTCTGGTTAGAAAAACGGCGATGGGCGAGAAACTATCCATGGAGGAGGCCGGAGCACTCTTCGATGATATAATGCAGGGCAAGCTTGAGGAATCGGAGATTGCGGCCGTTCTCATAGCTATGAGGATAAGGGGTGAAACCCCCGAAGAGGTGGCGGGAGCGGCCGCCGCCATGAACAGAGCAAAGGTAAGGCTCGATAAGGGTGAGAGAACTGCCACAGACACCTGCGGAACTGGAGGTGACGGCAAGTCCACCCTGAATGTTTCAACGGCTGTATCCCTTGCGCTCAACGCCTGCGGGCTGGATATCGTTAAACATGGAAACTCCGCCCAGAGCGGAAAGGTGGGCTCTGCGGATATACTTAAGCTTCTGGGGATCCCCGTGGAATTTGAAAAGGGTGGTGAGCAGGAGTACTTTAGGAAACACGGATACGTTTTTCTATTCGCACCCCTCTTTCATCCTGCGATGAAGTATGCGGGGAAGGTGCGCAAAACTCTGAAAGTACCGACTATTTTCAATATGCTGGGCCCCATGGCAAACCCTGCGGATCCTGAATATCAGGCGATCGGTATACCGAGCAGTGAGAGCATGGAGCTTATTGCAAAGGCTGTCAACCTTCTCGGAAGGGAGGGGGTTTGCGTGTATTCCTCCAGAGACGGTTACGACGAGGTTTCAAGCAGTGCACCCACGGACTGTATTATGATTGAGAGCGGTGAACTTAAACGCTTCACTATAGACCCTGCGAATTACTTCGACACCTTTGATATGCCCGTGGTTGAGGATGATGCCCACGCTGTTAAGCTCTTTGTGGATGCGGTTTCGGGGAGTGAGGAGAAGCTCACGAACCTTCTGGCGATCAATGCAGGTCTTAACCTCTATAACTCAAAAGAAGTTCAGGATGTGCGTGAGGGGTTCGAAAAGGCCAGGGATGCTATCAAGAAAGGCTCTGTTCTTGAGAGACTTAACAGCCTGAAGGGGGAATAG
- a CDS encoding anthranilate synthase component II: MFLLVDNYDSFTYNLYALFRLNGQEVRIIRNDEYIDAEKYEGIIISPGPSNPLNSGTSMKYLENYTGKKPIFGVCLGMQCIGHHLGYEVSHAKSVMHGKTDTITSQDSLILGDGEFTAVRYHSLSVKCGDDRMRARAVSDGEVMAIEDHSMKLYGVQFHPESIKSERGDSMVTNFVKAAKGA, translated from the coding sequence ATGTTTTTGCTGGTTGATAACTACGATTCGTTCACATATAACCTCTACGCCCTTTTCCGTCTTAACGGTCAAGAGGTCAGGATAATCCGCAACGATGAATACATAGATGCGGAAAAGTACGAGGGGATAATCATCTCCCCCGGCCCCTCTAATCCCCTGAACTCCGGTACGAGCATGAAATACCTTGAAAACTACACGGGCAAAAAGCCTATCTTCGGCGTATGCCTCGGTATGCAGTGCATAGGACATCATCTCGGTTACGAAGTTTCCCACGCGAAGAGCGTTATGCATGGCAAGACGGATACCATAACATCTCAGGACAGCCTGATACTTGGTGACGGCGAGTTTACGGCGGTGCGCTACCACTCCCTCTCTGTTAAATGCGGCGATGATCGGATGAGAGCCAGGGCGGTTTCCGACGGCGAAGTGATGGCCATAGAGGACCACTCAATGAAGCTATACGGCGTGCAGTTCCATCCCGAGTCGATCAAGAGCGAGAGAGGGGATAGTATGGTTACTAACTTTGTGAAAGCAGCAAAGGGGGCTTGA
- a CDS encoding DUF2905 family protein, which produces MEDMGRLLIIFGAVIALVGFVFIFGSKFGLGRLPGDISIEKENFSFHFPVVTSIIISIVVTVILNIFFRK; this is translated from the coding sequence ATGGAGGATATGGGAAGACTACTTATCATCTTCGGGGCGGTCATTGCCCTCGTCGGCTTTGTTTTCATTTTCGGATCCAAGTTTGGTCTGGGCAGACTCCCCGGCGACATTTCCATAGAGAAGGAGAACTTCTCTTTCCATTTTCCTGTAGTTACCTCCATTATTATCAGTATTGTTGTAACTGTTATACTTAATATCTTTTTCAGAAAATAA
- a CDS encoding anthranilate synthase component I family protein gives MIFPELEEFKAIANGEKDGRRYGRITIYREVAGDTFTPIALLRNFSNEKHIFLLESANLDKSFSRYSFFGRKPKRTVLFRKGKIVEEKNGKKTEIMMNPMDYLGKEFAGNEGYNDGHFGDFAGGFVGFFGYESANYMGFLRSRLKEPEDENLIGFFEAEEFYVFDNHLGRLYAACSVNPGDNPEEAYEKGINRTAKMAGEVHGMNFDMHESKLTDPEPEYTPDEYMGYVNKLKGDITDGEAIQVVFSNKHEVHGKVNPVNFYRALRNVNPSPYMFFLKFGDEVLCGSSPEIHLKILERKATLKPIAGTYPINGNPEKACQDLLKDPKELAEHLMLLDLARNDLYAGCTPESVEVTQEFQAEVYSHVVHIVSTVEGELVEGNEPLDVFMKTFPAGTVSGAPKVRAMELINEYEKSPRGFYAGCVGYFGYSGNIDTCITIRSAMIKKDKLILRAGGGIVYDSSPEGELAEVRNKLNALFTACDRLKNLEGKNVFAG, from the coding sequence ATGATCTTTCCCGAACTTGAAGAATTCAAGGCGATAGCAAACGGGGAGAAGGACGGAAGGCGATACGGGCGTATAACCATCTACCGTGAGGTGGCTGGTGACACATTTACCCCTATTGCACTGCTTCGCAACTTCTCCAATGAAAAGCATATCTTCCTGCTGGAGAGTGCAAATCTGGACAAAAGCTTCTCACGTTACTCCTTCTTCGGGCGCAAGCCGAAGCGTACGGTTCTTTTCCGTAAGGGTAAGATAGTCGAGGAGAAGAACGGCAAGAAGACAGAGATCATGATGAACCCGATGGACTACCTCGGCAAGGAGTTTGCCGGAAACGAGGGGTACAACGATGGCCACTTCGGCGATTTCGCCGGAGGATTCGTGGGCTTCTTCGGTTATGAGTCCGCTAACTATATGGGATTTTTGAGGAGCAGGCTCAAGGAACCGGAGGATGAGAACCTTATAGGTTTCTTCGAGGCGGAGGAGTTCTACGTCTTCGACAATCATCTTGGCAGGCTCTATGCGGCATGCTCGGTAAACCCCGGTGATAATCCCGAGGAAGCCTACGAGAAGGGTATTAACCGCACTGCAAAGATGGCGGGAGAGGTGCACGGGATGAACTTCGATATGCACGAGTCGAAGCTCACTGACCCTGAGCCGGAGTACACGCCGGATGAATACATGGGCTATGTAAACAAGCTTAAGGGGGATATCACCGACGGCGAGGCAATTCAGGTTGTCTTCTCCAACAAGCACGAGGTACATGGAAAGGTGAATCCGGTCAACTTCTATCGAGCGCTTCGCAACGTAAACCCTTCACCTTACATGTTCTTCCTCAAGTTCGGCGATGAGGTGCTATGCGGTTCATCCCCCGAGATTCACCTTAAGATTCTCGAAAGAAAAGCAACGCTCAAGCCCATCGCTGGCACATACCCCATAAACGGCAACCCGGAGAAGGCGTGTCAGGATCTTCTCAAAGACCCGAAGGAGCTGGCGGAGCATCTGATGCTTCTGGATCTTGCACGCAACGACCTCTACGCAGGTTGTACCCCCGAATCCGTTGAGGTTACCCAGGAGTTTCAGGCGGAGGTTTACTCCCATGTGGTGCATATAGTGTCCACCGTAGAGGGTGAGCTTGTGGAGGGGAACGAGCCCCTTGATGTGTTTATGAAGACCTTCCCCGCTGGAACAGTCAGCGGTGCGCCCAAGGTTCGGGCGATGGAGCTTATTAACGAGTATGAGAAATCCCCCAGGGGCTTCTATGCGGGCTGTGTTGGCTACTTCGGCTATAGCGGCAACATCGACACCTGTATAACAATAAGAAGCGCAATGATAAAGAAGGATAAGCTCATACTTAGAGCGGGCGGCGGGATCGTATACGATTCAAGCCCCGAGGGGGAGCTTGCCGAGGTTCGAAACAAACTCAACGCACTTTTCACTGCCTGCGACAGGCTCAAAAATCTGGAGGGGAAAAATGTTTTTGCTGGTTGA
- a CDS encoding HD-GYP domain-containing protein, whose translation MSQSFEPRPELTAEDLVKSIFKYIGLIAHEHDVEKMLVILADMGRDLVAADRCTVWLIDERWGTLWTKVAHGVDRITIPVGVGIAGAAAENDEVIIINDAYSDPRFDKSVDKQTGYVTRNIIAIPFYDPAGKVIGVYQAINKMTRSGEFSEEDVEHLMLAATYTGKELSAVMMQQEIEKTQKEIIFTMAEAGEMRSKETGNHVKRVAEYSKLLALGYGLSEEEAEMLRMASPMHDIGKIAIPDSVLLKPGKLDADEWVIMKSHTEIGHRMLSHSERPILKTAAVVAYEHHEKWNGKGYPRGLKGDDIHIFGRITAIADVFDALGSDRVYKKAWDLDRILSLFKEEKGEHFDPGLIDVLFEELDKILEIRDKYRDNFEES comes from the coding sequence ATGAGTCAATCGTTTGAACCCAGACCTGAGCTAACTGCAGAGGATCTTGTTAAATCGATATTCAAGTATATCGGGCTCATCGCCCATGAGCACGATGTTGAGAAGATGCTCGTTATCCTCGCAGATATGGGCAGGGATCTTGTTGCGGCGGACAGATGCACCGTCTGGCTTATCGATGAAAGATGGGGAACCCTCTGGACGAAGGTTGCCCACGGGGTAGACAGGATAACCATTCCCGTTGGTGTCGGCATAGCCGGTGCGGCGGCGGAGAATGACGAGGTTATCATCATAAACGATGCATACTCCGACCCTCGCTTCGATAAATCTGTGGATAAACAGACCGGCTACGTCACAAGGAATATTATCGCCATCCCCTTTTACGATCCGGCGGGGAAGGTTATCGGTGTGTATCAGGCTATCAATAAGATGACACGCTCAGGCGAGTTCAGCGAAGAGGATGTGGAACACCTTATGCTCGCCGCCACGTATACCGGCAAAGAACTCTCCGCTGTTATGATGCAGCAGGAGATAGAGAAAACCCAGAAGGAGATCATCTTCACCATGGCAGAGGCCGGCGAGATGCGCTCCAAGGAAACGGGAAACCATGTTAAGCGTGTTGCGGAGTATTCCAAGCTTCTCGCCCTTGGGTATGGATTGAGTGAGGAAGAGGCGGAAATGTTGAGAATGGCCTCACCGATGCACGACATCGGCAAGATCGCCATCCCCGATTCGGTTTTGCTAAAGCCGGGGAAGCTTGATGCCGATGAATGGGTTATAATGAAAAGCCACACCGAGATAGGGCACAGGATGCTGAGCCACTCGGAAAGACCCATACTCAAAACGGCGGCGGTTGTCGCCTATGAGCACCATGAGAAATGGAACGGCAAAGGGTATCCACGGGGTCTGAAGGGTGACGATATCCACATCTTCGGGCGGATAACGGCCATTGCCGATGTTTTCGATGCCCTCGGAAGCGACAGGGTGTATAAGAAAGCATGGGATCTGGACAGGATCCTGAGCCTTTTCAAGGAGGAGAAGGGGGAGCATTTTGACCCCGGCCTCATCGATGTTTTATTTGAAGAGCTGGATAAGATTCTCGAGATTCGAGACAAATATCGCGATAACTTTGAGGAGAGCTGA
- a CDS encoding DUF1461 domain-containing protein, with the protein MEFNWKRPLLNVILFFCIFYSSMFFSWAVLSNLNFGYSFLYEQINIEETIKKFSVRNEDKAKRGFYNTDKDQHVEIFREINEAVNNAGMGLDKITFYDQGRKETVSFLTTDETLHLFDVAGLVFVFEFSSYMFMVIGLFAIIFMANQRVRMYSLKLVFPVSIVLIGVLTGIVMLIGPRDIFYTLHKIVFTEHQWFFYYEESLMAILMKAPVIFGYISVFLVILTILFYIGIAAFIRALFKLNKGLQ; encoded by the coding sequence ATGGAGTTTAACTGGAAGCGTCCTCTTCTTAATGTAATTCTCTTCTTCTGCATATTCTATTCGTCCATGTTCTTTTCCTGGGCAGTTTTGAGTAACTTGAATTTCGGTTACTCCTTCCTTTATGAACAGATAAATATCGAAGAAACCATAAAGAAGTTTTCCGTTCGTAATGAGGATAAAGCTAAACGTGGCTTCTACAACACAGATAAGGACCAGCATGTTGAGATATTCCGTGAGATTAACGAAGCAGTTAACAATGCAGGTATGGGGCTTGATAAGATAACCTTCTACGATCAGGGTAGGAAAGAGACCGTTAGTTTCCTTACAACCGATGAGACACTCCATCTCTTCGATGTTGCGGGATTGGTTTTTGTGTTTGAGTTCAGTTCGTATATGTTTATGGTAATAGGCCTGTTTGCCATTATTTTCATGGCGAACCAGCGTGTGAGGATGTATTCACTGAAGCTCGTGTTCCCCGTCAGCATAGTTTTGATAGGGGTTCTAACGGGCATCGTTATGCTCATTGGCCCGAGGGATATATTCTACACACTGCATAAGATTGTTTTCACCGAGCATCAATGGTTCTTCTACTACGAGGAATCACTTATGGCCATTTTGATGAAAGCTCCTGTTATATTTGGATATATCAGTGTTTTTCTTGTCATTCTCACGATACTTTTCTATATTGGAATTGCGGCCTTTATCAGAGCACTTTTCAAACTTAACAAGGGATTACAGTAG
- a CDS encoding secondary thiamine-phosphate synthase enzyme YjbQ — protein sequence MKSFRKELWFNTKERMEFVNITPDVEDALRESRIREGLCLVNAMHITASVFINDNEHGLHQDYKEWLEELAPHEPLTRYRHNLTGEDNGDAHHKRQIMGREVVVAISDGKLDFGPWECIFYGEFDGRRRKRVLVKIIGE from the coding sequence ATGAAGTCATTCAGAAAGGAGCTCTGGTTCAACACTAAGGAGCGCATGGAGTTTGTCAACATAACCCCCGATGTGGAGGATGCTCTCAGGGAGAGCAGGATTCGGGAGGGACTCTGCCTCGTTAACGCAATGCACATAACCGCCTCTGTTTTCATAAACGACAACGAACACGGCCTGCATCAGGATTATAAGGAGTGGCTGGAGGAGCTTGCTCCCCATGAACCGCTCACAAGATACCGCCATAACCTCACCGGCGAAGATAACGGAGACGCCCACCATAAACGGCAGATCATGGGAAGGGAGGTTGTTGTGGCCATATCCGATGGAAAGCTCGACTTCGGCCCGTGGGAGTGTATCTTCTACGGAGAGTTCGACGGGAGAAGGCGCAAGCGTGTTCTTGTGAAGATAATAGGAGAATGA